A genome region from Desulfobacterales bacterium includes the following:
- a CDS encoding helix-turn-helix domain-containing protein, protein MINDHIVQRRSGEDRRKKSDRRSGFDRRNASFANGFDDTSEENVYTTKEACEYLKISRPTYLKYIAEGRIRAIKVGRGWRTLKTELDRFLRGD, encoded by the coding sequence ATGATCAACGATCATATCGTACAACGCAGAAGCGGTGAAGATCGGCGCAAAAAAAGCGACAGACGCAGCGGGTTTGATAGACGTAACGCAAGCTTTGCCAATGGTTTTGATGATACCAGCGAAGAAAATGTGTATACCACCAAAGAAGCCTGTGAGTACCTGAAAATATCACGCCCTACCTACCTTAAGTATATCGCTGAAGGCCGTATCAGGGCCATTAAAGTCGGCCGCGGCTGGCGTACCCTTAAAACCGAACTGGACCGATTTTTACGCGGAGACTGA
- a CDS encoding HAMP domain-containing sensor histidine kinase codes for MGLNRQTKTMKLTIFKRLTFGYAAILLLVIFLGVYVTLTLNQLNGLSREIATVHVNRLTLAEHILDKLFSQVSFEKKYLISNDADFLKKFWEIQLHLIEDIRKLSALPDTAESKHLLDQIETDYGHFLLLFRTEVKEMKDNPDYLRAKYQQRKDNLVDRINQRLKKMIHISRLQRDKKVNDASQISSRVLQVTAITAAIAVLLGVLISFYNTRSINRSIKRLQMMTREIAKGKFEEMRHFSSPPEIKKLADDFNLMCERLRELDEMKKDFISHVSHTLRTPLTAIKEASRMLMDKTYAEVPAKEKELLTISQKECDRLIESVNRILDLSRMEAKMMDYRLRPQAVFPIIQQTVLKLAPIAQRKKIDLELKPSRNLPVVKMDEERIAQVMENLIGNALKFTAAGGKVVIEACLKIKGRHWIEVCVADKGCGIPRKNLGKIFDRFQRIDGGRNTPLGTGLGLSIVKHIIAGHGGKIWVQSQPGQGSRFFFTLPVS; via the coding sequence GTGGGGCTTAATCGTCAAACCAAAACCATGAAACTAACCATCTTTAAACGATTGACCTTTGGTTATGCAGCCATTTTGCTGCTGGTGATATTTTTGGGTGTATATGTGACCTTAACACTCAACCAGCTAAATGGTCTTAGCCGTGAGATCGCAACGGTTCATGTCAACCGCCTGACACTTGCAGAACATATTTTGGACAAGCTGTTTTCCCAGGTCAGTTTTGAGAAAAAATACCTGATTTCCAATGATGCTGATTTTTTAAAAAAATTCTGGGAAATACAACTCCATCTGATTGAAGACATCCGCAAGCTCTCTGCATTACCGGACACCGCGGAGAGCAAACATCTGCTGGACCAGATAGAGACCGACTATGGCCATTTTCTGCTGCTGTTTAGAACCGAGGTTAAAGAGATGAAGGACAACCCGGATTATCTGCGCGCTAAATATCAGCAACGGAAAGATAACCTGGTTGATCGCATCAATCAGCGACTCAAAAAAATGATTCACATCAGCCGCTTGCAGCGCGATAAAAAAGTAAACGACGCCAGCCAAATTAGCTCCCGGGTTCTGCAGGTAACAGCAATTACAGCCGCTATAGCCGTTTTATTGGGCGTACTCATTTCTTTTTACAATACGCGCAGCATCAATCGTTCGATCAAGCGCTTGCAGATGATGACAAGAGAAATTGCCAAAGGTAAATTTGAAGAAATGCGTCATTTTTCTTCACCGCCTGAAATTAAAAAACTGGCTGACGATTTTAACCTAATGTGCGAGCGTCTCAGAGAGCTGGATGAAATGAAAAAAGATTTTATCAGCCATGTTTCCCATACGCTACGCACACCTTTGACCGCCATAAAAGAAGCCAGCCGCATGCTAATGGACAAAACCTATGCCGAGGTCCCCGCTAAAGAAAAGGAGCTGTTGACCATTAGCCAAAAAGAATGTGATCGCTTAATTGAATCGGTAAACCGCATTCTGGATCTGTCCCGTATGGAAGCCAAAATGATGGACTATCGCTTAAGGCCGCAAGCAGTATTTCCAATCATTCAACAAACTGTTTTAAAACTGGCGCCCATTGCCCAGCGTAAAAAAATTGACCTTGAATTAAAGCCATCGCGCAATTTGCCGGTGGTTAAAATGGATGAAGAGCGCATCGCCCAGGTCATGGAAAACCTGATCGGCAATGCTTTAAAATTTACAGCTGCCGGCGGAAAAGTTGTCATTGAAGCGTGTTTGAAAATCAAAGGTCGGCATTGGATCGAGGTCTGCGTGGCAGACAAAGGATGCGGTATTCCACGGAAAAACCTGGGAAAAATATTTGATCGATTTCAACGAATCGATGGCGGTCGCAATACCCCCCTGGGGACGGGATTGGGACTATCAATCGTCAAACACATCATCGCCGGTCATGGAGGAAAGATATGGGTGCAAAGCCAACCCGGACAGGGCAGCCGCTTTTTCTTTACACTGCCGGTCTCCTGA